A section of the Bradyrhizobium oligotrophicum S58 genome encodes:
- a CDS encoding alpha/beta fold hydrolase, giving the protein MSDKINHGRRRFFGSAVMTLAAAQLSLSATANAEIGQSAKAGSTVKPGSNPSFGALKQINAGLLDIGYAEAGPANGSPVILLHGWPYDIYSFVDVAPILASAGYRVIVPYLRGYGTTRFLSDATIRNGQPSAIATDIIALMDALKIEKATVAGFDWGARTANIMAALWPERCKAMVSVSGYLIGSQQAGKMPLPPKAELQWWYQFYFATERGRDGYDRYRREFSKLIWQLASPQWHFDDATFERSAAAFDNPDHVAIVIHNYRWRLGLAEGEAKYDDEERRLAQSPVIGVPTITMEGDANGAPHPEPSAYAKMFSGKYAHRTVKGGIGHNLPQEAPKAFADAIIDVAAGV; this is encoded by the coding sequence ATGTCCGACAAGATAAATCATGGTCGACGTCGCTTCTTTGGCAGTGCAGTCATGACGCTGGCGGCCGCACAACTTTCGCTGAGCGCTACGGCCAACGCGGAGATCGGCCAGTCGGCGAAAGCCGGGTCAACCGTCAAGCCAGGAAGCAATCCGTCGTTCGGCGCGCTGAAGCAGATCAATGCCGGCCTCCTCGATATCGGTTACGCTGAGGCTGGTCCCGCCAACGGATCGCCCGTGATTCTCCTGCACGGCTGGCCCTACGACATCTACAGCTTCGTCGATGTCGCGCCCATCCTTGCGTCGGCGGGCTATCGCGTGATCGTGCCTTATCTGCGCGGCTACGGGACGACGCGCTTCCTGTCCGACGCAACCATCCGGAACGGACAGCCTTCCGCCATCGCGACCGACATCATCGCCCTGATGGATGCCCTCAAGATCGAGAAGGCGACGGTCGCCGGCTTCGACTGGGGCGCGCGAACCGCCAACATCATGGCGGCGCTGTGGCCCGAGCGCTGCAAGGCCATGGTCTCGGTCAGCGGCTATCTCATCGGCAGCCAGCAAGCCGGGAAGATGCCGTTGCCGCCGAAGGCGGAACTTCAGTGGTGGTATCAATTCTATTTCGCGACCGAACGCGGTCGCGACGGCTATGACAGGTACCGGCGCGAGTTCTCGAAGCTGATCTGGCAGCTCGCTTCACCGCAGTGGCACTTTGATGACGCGACCTTCGAGCGCAGCGCAGCGGCTTTCGACAATCCGGATCACGTCGCGATCGTGATCCACAATTATCGTTGGCGCCTCGGGCTCGCCGAGGGCGAAGCGAAGTACGACGACGAGGAGCGGCGGCTGGCGCAATCTCCCGTCATCGGCGTGCCCACGATAACCATGGAAGGCGACGCCAACGGCGCGCCGCATCCCGAGCCGTCGGCCTATGCAAAGATGTTCTCGGGGAAATACGCGCACCGCACCGTCAAGGGCGGAATCGGACACAACCTGCCGCAGGAGGCTCCCAAGGCCTTTGCCGATGCGATCATCGACGTCGCCGCCGGCGTGTAG